One genomic region from Salinicola endophyticus encodes:
- a CDS encoding MFS transporter, which translates to MQTSTQHASSSRGASHFRWVIVAMLAAIILINYIDRSAISYAIGPMSKELNLSDAQQGMILGAFGIGYAVTTLLGGILVDRFGARIVLAVSVVAWAVATALVGVASSFLLILAARAALGLAEGPMFPGQTGAIAHWLSGRERGRALGYSLVAVPVSLAIGAPVVSYLTAITGWREMFILLGAVSLLWMPLWWVLFRNHPEDSSRVNAAEIAVIADPPTPTPDAHSTDAPRERTSWASLLTNGTLMANNWAFFVFGYFLFFFMTWLPGYLERTFKLSITSVGWFSVAPWLAAALALVLLSNLSDMLLRRTGKLRIARSYLIAATQGLAALMILPVAFTDNLTLALVLITVAVAASMGANAAFYAVNIDVTRDRSATALGIMDFGFAIAGFLAPALTGWIVGQSGGFTEAFMLMSALAASSVIITLVFHRPDQHRLDKT; encoded by the coding sequence ATGCAGACATCCACTCAACACGCCTCCTCATCACGCGGCGCGTCACATTTTCGCTGGGTCATCGTTGCGATGCTCGCCGCGATCATCCTGATCAACTACATCGATCGCTCGGCCATCTCCTACGCGATCGGGCCGATGTCCAAAGAACTGAACCTCAGCGATGCCCAGCAGGGCATGATTCTCGGCGCCTTCGGCATAGGCTACGCCGTCACCACTCTGTTGGGCGGCATTCTGGTCGACCGATTCGGCGCGCGCATCGTACTGGCGGTCTCAGTCGTCGCCTGGGCAGTGGCAACGGCCCTGGTCGGCGTAGCCAGCAGTTTTCTTCTCATCCTTGCCGCGCGTGCCGCGCTCGGTCTGGCCGAAGGGCCGATGTTCCCCGGCCAGACCGGCGCCATTGCGCACTGGCTATCAGGACGGGAACGCGGACGCGCCCTCGGCTATTCGCTGGTCGCGGTGCCTGTCTCGCTGGCGATCGGCGCGCCGGTCGTCTCCTATCTCACCGCGATCACGGGCTGGCGCGAGATGTTCATTCTGCTCGGCGCCGTCAGCCTCCTGTGGATGCCATTGTGGTGGGTGCTGTTCCGCAACCATCCCGAAGACAGCAGCCGGGTGAATGCCGCCGAAATCGCCGTCATCGCGGACCCGCCAACGCCCACGCCAGACGCGCATTCCACCGATGCGCCGCGCGAGCGGACGAGTTGGGCAAGCTTATTGACGAACGGCACGCTCATGGCGAACAACTGGGCGTTCTTCGTGTTCGGCTACTTCCTGTTCTTCTTCATGACCTGGCTGCCGGGGTATCTGGAACGCACCTTCAAGCTGTCGATCACCAGCGTCGGTTGGTTCTCTGTCGCCCCCTGGCTTGCCGCTGCCTTGGCCCTGGTCCTGCTCAGCAATTTGTCGGATATGCTCTTGCGGCGCACCGGCAAGCTGCGCATTGCCCGAAGCTATCTGATTGCCGCCACCCAAGGTCTGGCAGCGCTGATGATCCTGCCGGTCGCCTTCACCGACAATCTGACGCTTGCGCTGGTACTGATCACCGTTGCCGTCGCCGCCTCCATGGGCGCGAACGCGGCCTTTTACGCCGTCAATATCGACGTCACTCGCGACCGTTCCGCCACGGCGCTGGGTATCATGGACTTCGGCTTCGCGATCGCCGGTTTTCTGGCTCCCGCACTCACAGGCTGGATCGTGGGGCAAAGCGGTGGCTTCACCGAGGCATTCATGCTGATGTCTGCCCTGGCGGCATCTTCTGTGATCATTACTCTCGTCTTTCATCGCCCAGACCAGCATCGTCTGGACAAGACATAG
- a CDS encoding ABC transporter substrate-binding protein: protein MKTRSLLMLATTLTIAGQVQAADLTISCGAVGAELTLCKEGVARWEAQSGHSVEVVSTPNSATERLSLYQQILNARSGDIDVFQIDVVWPGMLAPHLIDLNEYLPKGTTDDFFEAIVDNNTVDGRLVAMPWFTDAGVLYYRKDLLDKYGLAVPTTWEQLTEAARTVQAGERQAGHKDFWGFVFQGRAYEGLTVDALEWIASYPDGGTIVDDAGDITIDNPQAAKALTLAASWIGDISPQGVLNYTEEESRGVFQSGNALFMRNWPYAWDLVQSEQSDIRDKVGVVALPAGGADGHSAAVLGGWNLAVSRYSEHPQMAADLVAFLTSPAEQKRRAIEGAYNPTLPALYKDKEVLAAVPFFGTLYTTFTSAIPRPSAVTGDKYPRVSNAFFNTVHEVLSGKVDAAQGLASLQSELERIKRRRW from the coding sequence ATGAAAACACGTTCTCTGCTAATGCTGGCGACCACCCTGACCATCGCGGGACAGGTCCAGGCCGCCGATCTCACCATCTCCTGCGGCGCGGTCGGCGCCGAGCTCACGCTGTGCAAGGAGGGCGTTGCGCGCTGGGAGGCCCAGAGCGGTCACAGCGTCGAGGTGGTCTCGACCCCCAACTCCGCCACCGAGCGGCTGTCGCTCTACCAGCAGATCCTCAACGCGCGCTCCGGTGATATCGACGTGTTCCAGATCGACGTGGTGTGGCCGGGCATGCTGGCGCCGCACCTGATCGACCTCAACGAGTACCTGCCCAAGGGCACCACCGATGACTTCTTCGAGGCCATCGTCGACAACAACACCGTCGATGGCCGGCTGGTGGCGATGCCGTGGTTCACCGATGCCGGGGTGCTCTACTACCGCAAGGATCTGCTGGATAAGTACGGCCTGGCGGTGCCCACCACCTGGGAACAGCTGACCGAGGCGGCGCGCACAGTCCAGGCCGGCGAGCGCCAGGCCGGCCACAAGGATTTCTGGGGCTTCGTGTTCCAGGGGCGCGCCTACGAGGGGCTGACGGTGGACGCGCTGGAGTGGATCGCCAGCTATCCCGACGGCGGCACCATCGTCGACGATGCCGGCGATATCACCATCGATAATCCACAGGCGGCGAAGGCACTGACTCTGGCAGCGAGCTGGATCGGCGACATCTCACCCCAGGGGGTACTCAACTACACCGAGGAGGAGTCGCGCGGGGTGTTCCAGTCGGGCAATGCGCTGTTCATGCGCAACTGGCCCTACGCCTGGGATCTGGTGCAGTCCGAACAGAGCGACATCCGTGACAAGGTCGGCGTGGTGGCACTGCCCGCCGGCGGCGCCGACGGCCACAGTGCGGCGGTGCTCGGCGGCTGGAACCTGGCGGTTTCGCGCTACAGCGAGCACCCACAGATGGCCGCCGACCTGGTCGCCTTCCTGACCTCTCCCGCAGAGCAGAAGCGCCGCGCCATCGAGGGCGCCTACAACCCGACTCTGCCGGCACTCTATAAAGACAAGGAAGTCCTCGCCGCAGTGCCCTTCTTCGGCACCCTCTACACCACCTTCACCTCGGCGATTCCGCGCCCCTCGGCGGTGACCGGCGACAAGTATCCGCGGGTCTCCAACGCCTTCTTCAACACCGTGCATGAAGTGCTCTCCGGCAAGGTCGACGCGGCCCAGGGTCTGGCGTCACTGCAGAGCGAACTCGAGCGCATCAAGCGGCGCCGCTGGTAA
- a CDS encoding lysine exporter LysO family protein — translation MLLGLLWILLPLIVGYLIPVRHAGVRRGIDRGVSASVYVILLLMGIGLGGMENLLGQLSTIGATATTLFLVISPLNLLALWWLSRRPLARVERIAGDDAPPLSKWQAMKGSVLLCAVVAGGVLLGAGMRLLGWHPAAQAETLATWTLYALLGLIGCQLRNSGLGLRQILLNRLGLAIAGVVLMSSLLAGLLAAPLLALPWNQGMALAAGFGWYSLSGILIGDQIGPVLGGAAFFNDLARELLAFLLVPLFIRGAVPLAIGYSGATAMDFTLPVIQKHGGIACVPVAIVSGFLLSLLSPPLILLLLSFS, via the coding sequence ATGCTGCTGGGCTTGCTGTGGATACTGTTGCCGCTGATCGTCGGCTACCTGATACCGGTCCGGCACGCCGGCGTGCGCCGCGGCATCGACCGCGGCGTCAGCGCCTCGGTCTACGTCATCCTGCTGCTGATGGGCATCGGCCTGGGCGGGATGGAGAACCTGCTGGGGCAGCTCTCGACCATCGGCGCCACCGCCACCACCCTGTTCCTGGTGATCTCGCCGCTCAATCTGCTCGCCCTGTGGTGGCTGTCGCGGCGACCGCTGGCGCGGGTCGAACGCATCGCCGGTGACGATGCACCGCCGCTGAGCAAGTGGCAGGCAATGAAGGGCTCGGTGCTGCTGTGCGCCGTGGTCGCCGGCGGCGTGCTGCTCGGCGCCGGCATGCGTCTGCTCGGCTGGCATCCGGCGGCCCAGGCCGAGACCCTGGCCACCTGGACGCTCTACGCCCTGCTCGGCCTGATCGGCTGCCAGCTGCGCAATTCAGGGCTCGGGCTGCGCCAGATCCTGCTCAACCGACTGGGACTGGCAATCGCCGGCGTGGTACTGATGAGTTCACTGCTCGCCGGTCTGCTCGCCGCACCGCTGCTGGCGCTGCCCTGGAACCAGGGCATGGCGCTGGCCGCAGGCTTCGGCTGGTACTCGCTGTCGGGCATTCTGATCGGCGACCAGATCGGCCCCGTACTAGGGGGCGCCGCCTTCTTCAACGACCTGGCCCGAGAGCTGCTGGCCTTTCTGCTGGTGCCGCTGTTCATCCGCGGCGCGGTGCCGCTGGCGATCGGCTACAGCGGCGCCACGGCGATGGACTTCACCCTGCCGGTGATCCAGAAGCACGGCGGCATCGCTTGCGTGCCGGTGGCCATCGTCAGCGGCTTTCTGCTCTCGCTGCTCTCACCGCCGCTGATCCTGCTGCTGCTCTCGTTCAGCTGA
- a CDS encoding glyoxylate/hydroxypyruvate reductase A: protein MQVLIYHQDAAQWRDVLAQRLPEAQFHLGAEHGNPQVDYLVAWKPPASLLEEQRWLRGIVNLGAGVDALLNNPALPREIPIVKLRDAGMGELIGDYVRYGVLHFQRDFDRYQRQQRTQTWREVPVVDKPAWGIGVLGLGAIGTRVAQMLAADGYPVHGWSRSPKQLEGITCHHGDAGLDALLAQVMTLVTLLPDTPATRHLIDRATLAKLPAGASLINPGRGTLIDEAALLDALGSGEADDAHLRGALLDAFPQEPLPAESPLWRHPRILITPHMAGPTPIGAAADQVAEALARLSRGEAVETIDPDAGY from the coding sequence ATGCAGGTACTGATCTATCACCAGGATGCCGCGCAGTGGCGCGACGTACTCGCCCAGCGCCTGCCCGAGGCCCAATTCCACCTGGGCGCCGAGCACGGCAACCCCCAGGTCGACTATCTGGTGGCGTGGAAGCCGCCTGCCTCACTGCTCGAGGAGCAGCGCTGGCTGCGCGGTATCGTCAATCTCGGTGCCGGGGTCGACGCCCTGCTCAACAACCCCGCACTGCCGCGCGAGATTCCCATCGTCAAGCTGCGCGACGCCGGCATGGGCGAGTTGATCGGCGACTACGTGCGCTACGGCGTGCTCCACTTCCAGCGCGACTTCGACCGCTACCAGCGCCAGCAACGTACGCAGACCTGGCGCGAGGTTCCGGTGGTCGACAAGCCCGCGTGGGGTATCGGTGTCCTCGGCCTGGGCGCGATCGGTACCCGCGTAGCGCAGATGCTGGCCGCCGACGGCTATCCTGTGCACGGCTGGAGCCGCTCGCCCAAGCAGCTCGAGGGCATCACCTGCCACCATGGCGATGCCGGCCTCGATGCCTTGCTCGCTCAGGTCATGACGCTGGTGACGCTGCTGCCGGACACCCCGGCCACCCGTCACCTGATCGACCGCGCCACCCTGGCCAAGCTGCCCGCCGGGGCCAGCCTGATCAATCCCGGGCGCGGCACCTTGATCGACGAAGCCGCCCTGCTCGACGCCCTCGGCAGCGGCGAGGCCGACGACGCCCATCTGCGCGGGGCGCTGCTCGACGCCTTCCCGCAGGAGCCGCTGCCGGCCGAGAGCCCGCTATGGCGCCACCCGCGCATTCTGATCACCCCGCACATGGCCGGCCCCACGCCGATCGGCGCCGCCGCTGATCAGGTCGCCGAGGCCCTGGCCCGGCTATCCCGTGGCGAGGCGGTCGAGACCATCGACCCCGATGCCGGCTACTGA
- a CDS encoding MFS transporter: MRNISSTSFAAFGAVLIAISYGVARFAFGLFVPQIRDDLALTTYTIGVIGALPLVSFLLSTGFAPVLANRLGARYAAMISASFGVAGLALISQAASAITLGIGVFSCGICTGLMMPALTTGMQAVVKRALHARVSSFMNAGTSIGIMVAVPTVILMTGAWRTAYLSFTALAIAGLCATWFFLPAVSRLTPAEAAPPPPLGELPWSRLVRLSLFAFLMGFVSSAYWIFAPDLVITLGGGSAGATGWLWFAVGVAGLGGAVVADLADRNNPPITQALMLMMLAASMLLLAANPAQPGLTLFSALIFGLSYMSLTGLYLMTGIRLLPGRLSAGPVFPFMAVALGQATGSPVIGRLIDLFDYTYAFSLIAALGIVVAILSPFYPGYIAEAQEDPEEEAGLEGAYAYQLQDESGQPLEDPVDDALEEAKPTA; the protein is encoded by the coding sequence ATGAGAAATATCTCCAGCACCAGCTTCGCGGCGTTCGGCGCGGTACTCATTGCCATCAGCTATGGTGTGGCGCGTTTCGCCTTCGGCCTTTTCGTCCCGCAGATCCGCGACGACCTGGCCCTCACCACCTATACGATCGGGGTGATCGGCGCGCTGCCGCTGGTGAGCTTCCTGCTCTCCACCGGCTTCGCCCCGGTGCTCGCCAACCGCCTGGGCGCGCGCTACGCGGCGATGATCTCGGCCAGCTTCGGCGTCGCCGGCCTAGCGCTCATCAGCCAGGCGGCGAGCGCCATCACCCTGGGTATCGGCGTCTTCTCCTGCGGTATCTGCACCGGGCTGATGATGCCGGCACTGACGACCGGCATGCAGGCCGTGGTCAAGCGCGCCCTGCATGCGCGGGTCAGCTCGTTCATGAATGCGGGCACCAGCATCGGCATCATGGTTGCCGTGCCCACGGTGATTTTGATGACCGGCGCCTGGCGCACGGCCTACCTCTCTTTCACCGCCCTGGCCATCGCCGGCCTGTGTGCCACCTGGTTCTTCCTGCCGGCGGTATCGCGGCTGACGCCCGCCGAGGCCGCCCCACCGCCGCCGCTCGGTGAGCTGCCGTGGTCGCGTCTGGTCCGCCTGTCGCTGTTCGCGTTCTTGATGGGCTTCGTCTCGTCGGCGTACTGGATCTTCGCCCCCGATCTGGTGATCACTCTCGGCGGCGGCTCGGCGGGCGCCACCGGCTGGCTCTGGTTCGCGGTGGGCGTGGCGGGCCTGGGCGGCGCCGTGGTCGCCGACCTCGCCGACCGCAACAATCCGCCGATCACCCAGGCGCTGATGCTGATGATGCTCGCCGCCAGCATGCTGCTGCTGGCAGCCAACCCGGCACAGCCCGGGCTGACACTCTTTTCGGCGCTGATCTTCGGGCTCTCCTATATGAGCTTGACCGGGCTCTATCTGATGACCGGTATCCGCCTGCTGCCGGGGCGTCTGTCGGCCGGCCCGGTGTTTCCCTTCATGGCCGTGGCGCTGGGACAGGCGACGGGTTCGCCGGTGATCGGGCGCTTGATCGATCTGTTCGACTACACCTACGCCTTCTCGCTGATCGCCGCACTGGGCATCGTCGTCGCCATCCTCTCGCCCTTCTATCCCGGCTATATCGCCGAGGCCCAAGAGGATCCCGAAGAGGAGGCGGGGCTGGAGGGCGCGTATGCCTACCAGCTCCAGGACGAGTCTGGCCAGCCGCTGGAGGACCCGGTGGACGATGCCCTGGAGGAGGCCAAGCCCACAGCGTGA
- a CDS encoding PLP-dependent aminotransferase family protein, with protein MTIDLTPYLSTQGPKYLAIARALAEALRHGAISPGTRLPTHRELAETLGVSVQTVSRAYEQAEKSGLVQARVGSGTWIRDTEGDTENEFLRAPATLADDSLIDLSIAHPVCLPSHHLRFREALAELARTAHADVIGACRPIAGLVHQRERADAWLRERLGVPGEVEERLLCNGAAHGLMLAIATVVQHGDVVLTESLTDHGLISLARTLGFQLRGVAIDRQGVLPEALEAAIVRHRPRAVCLTPTQLNPTGATMENARRDAVARVLERHGVWLIEDDVHALLEPPGLTPLTARLPLQSFHVTSLTKATVPGLRAGYLSVPRGQMHHTLPRLRATSWMATPLVFELADYWLANGMIDTLAHEQRQLLAERQSLTARRLAGHAIDARPSSLHAWIALPSPWRAEELKQQARQEGVAITTAQPFLVAQTPAPQRVRLSLGAESDLGRLAYALDVLARLLGEAPPPMLEIVY; from the coding sequence ATGACAATCGACCTCACACCCTATCTATCGACCCAAGGGCCTAAGTATCTCGCGATCGCCCGCGCCCTGGCCGAGGCGCTGCGCCACGGTGCCATTTCGCCGGGTACCCGACTGCCCACCCACCGCGAACTGGCGGAGACCCTCGGGGTCAGCGTGCAGACCGTGTCGCGGGCCTACGAGCAGGCGGAGAAGAGTGGCCTGGTGCAGGCCCGGGTCGGCAGCGGCACCTGGATCCGCGATACCGAGGGCGATACCGAAAACGAGTTCCTGCGCGCGCCGGCCACCCTCGCCGACGACAGCCTGATCGATCTCTCGATCGCCCATCCGGTGTGTCTGCCCTCCCACCATCTGCGCTTTCGCGAAGCCCTGGCAGAGCTGGCGCGCACTGCCCACGCCGATGTGATCGGTGCCTGCCGCCCGATCGCCGGTCTGGTCCATCAGCGCGAGCGTGCCGACGCCTGGCTCCGAGAGCGGCTCGGGGTCCCCGGCGAGGTGGAGGAGCGGCTGCTCTGCAACGGTGCCGCCCATGGCCTGATGCTGGCGATCGCCACCGTGGTTCAGCACGGTGACGTGGTGCTCACCGAGTCGCTCACCGACCACGGCCTGATCTCGCTGGCGCGCACGCTTGGCTTCCAGCTGCGCGGGGTCGCCATCGACCGCCAGGGCGTACTGCCAGAGGCGCTGGAGGCAGCCATCGTGCGTCACCGCCCGCGGGCGGTGTGCCTCACCCCGACCCAGCTCAACCCGACCGGCGCGACCATGGAGAACGCGCGGCGCGATGCCGTGGCCCGGGTGCTCGAGCGCCACGGTGTGTGGCTGATCGAGGACGACGTCCACGCCCTGCTCGAACCGCCCGGGCTGACACCGCTCACCGCGCGCCTGCCGCTGCAGAGCTTCCATGTCACCAGCCTGACCAAGGCCACCGTGCCCGGGCTGCGCGCCGGCTATCTCAGCGTGCCCCGCGGGCAGATGCACCACACCCTGCCGCGCCTGCGCGCCACCAGCTGGATGGCGACACCGCTGGTGTTCGAACTGGCCGACTACTGGCTCGCCAACGGCATGATCGATACGCTGGCGCATGAACAGCGCCAACTGCTCGCCGAACGCCAATCGCTGACCGCCCGCCGCCTGGCCGGCCACGCCATCGATGCGCGCCCCAGCAGCCTGCACGCCTGGATCGCGCTGCCGTCACCGTGGCGCGCCGAGGAGCTCAAGCAGCAGGCGCGTCAGGAGGGCGTGGCGATCACCACCGCGCAACCGTTCCTGGTCGCGCAGACGCCGGCGCCGCAGCGGGTGCGTCTCAGCCTGGGCGCCGAGAGCGACCTGGGGCGGCTGGCCTACGCCCTCGACGTGCTCGCCCGGCTGCTCGGCGAAGCACCGCCGCCGATGCTGGAAATCGTCTACTGA
- a CDS encoding carbohydrate ABC transporter permease, with product MAQTPAAPTPGGTLEANQPVRPRRERGTRVRRRRVRAAWLFLTPMLVGLALVAGWPLARTFWFSVTDASLSSLEGANFIGLENYLVYDNGWYGILADPLWWQSVWNTLYFALVSVSLEAVLGVIVALVLNAHFRGRTLVRAAMLIPWAIPTVVSAKIWAWMLNDQFGIINHLLMTLGLIDAPLSWTADASLSMWAVIMVDVWKATPFVALLVLAALQMLPSDCYEAAKVDGIHPVRVFFRVTLPLITPALLVAVIFRALDALRVFDVIYVLTSNAASTMTMSIYARQQLVEFQDVGYGSAASTLLFMIIALVTVVYLYLGRRQLGGGS from the coding sequence ATGGCGCAGACGCCGGCCGCCCCGACACCGGGCGGCACGCTAGAGGCCAACCAACCGGTACGGCCGCGCCGCGAGCGCGGCACCCGGGTACGCCGGCGCCGGGTGCGCGCGGCCTGGCTGTTCCTGACGCCGATGCTGGTCGGCCTGGCGCTGGTCGCCGGCTGGCCGCTGGCACGCACCTTCTGGTTCAGCGTCACCGACGCCAGCCTGTCGAGCCTCGAGGGCGCCAACTTCATCGGGCTCGAGAACTACCTGGTCTACGACAACGGCTGGTACGGCATCCTCGCCGACCCGCTGTGGTGGCAGTCGGTGTGGAACACGCTCTACTTCGCGCTGGTGTCGGTATCGCTGGAGGCGGTGCTGGGGGTAATCGTGGCGCTGGTGCTCAACGCCCACTTCCGTGGTCGCACCCTGGTACGCGCGGCGATGCTGATCCCGTGGGCGATCCCCACCGTGGTCTCGGCCAAGATCTGGGCGTGGATGCTCAACGATCAGTTCGGGATCATCAACCACCTGCTGATGACCCTGGGGCTGATCGACGCACCGCTGTCGTGGACCGCCGATGCCAGCCTGTCGATGTGGGCGGTGATCATGGTCGACGTGTGGAAGGCGACCCCGTTCGTCGCCCTGCTGGTACTCGCGGCGCTGCAGATGCTGCCCTCGGACTGCTACGAGGCGGCCAAGGTCGACGGTATCCATCCGGTCCGGGTTTTCTTCCGCGTCACTCTGCCGCTGATCACCCCGGCCCTGCTGGTGGCGGTGATCTTCCGCGCCCTGGACGCGCTGCGTGTGTTCGACGTCATCTACGTGCTGACCTCCAACGCTGCCTCGACCATGACGATGTCGATCTACGCTCGCCAGCAGCTGGTGGAGTTCCAGGACGTGGGCTACGGCAGCGCCGCCTCGACGCTGTTGTTCATGATCATCGCGCTGGTCACGGTGGTCTATCTCTATCTCGGACGCCGCCAGCTGGGAGGTGGGTCATGA
- a CDS encoding carbohydrate porin, with protein sequence MSRSAVDSIECSRPRTARQATPGFRKTGLAIGVALASLGAVSAAQAQSNPSLEARLAALEARVAAAEQRAATAEQRANLAEQKLDSLEEQSLDTRLAAVESQAESRSAETGNSGDDGLSLSVYARSGLLLGDDGKSAPGGPYLTPAGASGGAVGRLGNEPDTYVETVLNYNQTFDNGAKSLYRIMLADGTTTSNDWTADESQLNVRQAFVEFSDLPSFTGPFENAKIWAGKRFDRNNFDIHWLDSDVIFLAGTGAGVYDVAVNDDWSTNLTLYGRSFSDFPVVTSEDPDLTGSTDALILSTNNYVGPFQWMLSGLSANDNDERDTGSSARAADHGFHGMLAYHGDSFFGVSEGNTVAALLHGEGLGAEVKALGSDGNLTDDAKTTRLALYGTTYVAPRWRVAPAVLAQTSEDRYANGDSYDWATFNLRFANELTQNFEMQYEASYQWMDLDPKGYKGRNAVEGGYTRFTLAPTFKPQVGGFWQRPEIRVFASYSDWDSELNNFAGDDALGKDNFNGGQWTFGTQMEVWF encoded by the coding sequence ATGTCCAGATCAGCGGTCGATTCGATCGAATGTTCACGCCCGCGCACAGCGCGCCAGGCAACACCGGGATTTCGCAAGACCGGACTCGCCATCGGGGTGGCGCTGGCCTCATTGGGTGCCGTCTCCGCGGCGCAGGCGCAGTCGAATCCGAGCCTGGAAGCGCGCCTGGCGGCCCTCGAAGCCAGAGTGGCGGCGGCCGAGCAGCGTGCGGCCACCGCCGAACAGCGCGCCAACCTGGCCGAGCAGAAGCTCGATTCGCTCGAGGAGCAGTCGCTCGACACGCGCCTCGCCGCGGTCGAGAGCCAGGCCGAGAGTCGCAGCGCCGAGACCGGCAACAGCGGGGACGACGGCCTCTCGCTGAGCGTCTACGCCCGCTCCGGGCTGCTGCTCGGCGACGATGGCAAGAGCGCCCCCGGCGGCCCCTACCTGACTCCGGCGGGCGCCAGCGGTGGTGCGGTGGGGCGGCTGGGCAACGAGCCGGACACCTATGTCGAGACCGTGCTCAACTACAATCAGACCTTCGATAACGGCGCCAAGTCGCTCTACCGCATCATGCTGGCGGATGGCACCACCACCAGCAATGACTGGACCGCCGACGAGTCGCAGCTCAACGTGCGTCAGGCATTCGTCGAGTTCAGCGATCTGCCCAGTTTCACCGGTCCTTTCGAGAACGCCAAGATCTGGGCCGGCAAGCGCTTCGACCGCAACAACTTCGACATTCACTGGCTCGACAGCGATGTCATCTTCCTCGCCGGTACCGGTGCCGGTGTCTACGACGTGGCGGTCAATGACGACTGGAGTACCAACCTCACGCTCTACGGGCGCAGCTTCAGCGACTTCCCGGTGGTCACCAGCGAAGACCCGGATCTGACCGGCAGCACCGATGCCCTGATCCTCTCCACCAACAACTACGTCGGCCCGTTCCAGTGGATGCTCAGCGGTCTCTCCGCCAACGATAACGACGAGCGCGATACCGGCAGCAGCGCCAGGGCGGCCGACCATGGCTTCCATGGCATGCTCGCCTACCACGGTGACAGCTTCTTCGGGGTGAGCGAGGGCAATACCGTGGCGGCGCTGCTCCACGGTGAAGGGCTGGGGGCGGAGGTCAAGGCGCTGGGCTCCGACGGCAATCTGACCGACGACGCCAAGACCACGCGGCTGGCGCTCTACGGCACCACCTATGTGGCGCCGCGCTGGCGCGTGGCCCCGGCGGTGCTGGCCCAGACCAGCGAGGACCGCTACGCCAACGGCGACAGCTACGACTGGGCGACTTTCAACCTGCGTTTCGCCAATGAGCTGACCCAGAACTTCGAGATGCAGTACGAAGCCAGCTACCAGTGGATGGACCTCGATCCCAAGGGCTACAAGGGGCGCAATGCGGTGGAGGGCGGCTACACCCGCTTTACCCTGGCGCCAACCTTCAAGCCTCAGGTGGGCGGTTTCTGGCAGCGTCCGGAGATCCGCGTATTCGCAAGCTATAGCGACTGGGATAGCGAGCTCAATAACTTCGCCGGCGACGATGCCCTGGGCAAAGACAACTTCAATGGCGGGCAGTGGACCTTCGGTACGCAGATGGAGGTGTGGTTCTAG